CGCGAGACGATGCGGGCCATGATGAGCATGCCCTCGAGCAGCGAGAACTCCTTGGCGATGCACTGGCGCTGGCCCGAGCCGAACGGCAGCCACGCGAGCTTGTGCCGGCCCTCCGAGCGCTCCGGCGTGAAGCGATCCGGATCGAACGTCAGCGGATCGTCCCAGATGCCCGGGTGGCGGTGGATGAGGCGCGTGAAGATCACCATCATGACGCCCGGAGGAATCCGGTACCCGTCGATCTCATCCTCCACCACCGACAGGCGCGGCAGCCACACCGAGGGCGAGTGGATGCGCAGTGCCTCCTGCAACACGTTGCGGGTGTAGGGCATCCGCATCAGATCCGCGAAGCCAGGCCTGCGTGTGCCCACGACGGCATCCAGCTCCACCCGCACCTTGTCGGTGACCTCCGGGTGCTGGGTGAGCGCGTGCAACACCCAGGTCATGCCCGCCGCGGTCGTGTCGTAGCCCGCGATGAAGAAGCCGAGGGCCTCGTCGCGCAGCTGCTCGTTGGTCATCCGCTCGCCGGACTCTCCATCCACCGCCTGTAGCAACAGCGAGAGCAGGTTGTCCTCGCCCGAGGCCTGTTCGCGTCCCCGCTCGATGAGCCGCCGCATGATCTCGTCGATCATCTTGATCGACTCGCGGTAGCGTTGCCGGCCAGGGACCGGCATCCATTCCGGCAGGGAGTGCGTCACCATCCCCGCGATGAAGTACTCGAGGATGAAGGAGAACGCCTGGGCGACCTTCTCCGCGTCATCCTTGTCCAGCCCGGAGCCGAACAGGGTGCGCACCAGCACGGTCATCGTCACCCGGGACAGGGCGACCGAGACGTCGAAGGGCTTGCCCTCCAGGGCCGCCAGATCCCACTCCAGCAGACACTCGTCGATGGCCTCCACCATCGTGTCCGTCATCAGGCTCACGCGCTGATGATGGAACGAGGGCTGGATCATGCGCCGCTGCCGCTTCCAGAAGGCCCCCTCGCTCATGGGCAGCGCGTTGCCCATGAACGTCCGCATCGAGTCCCACATGGGTCCGCCCTTGGAGTACTTGTGAGCGTGCTCCACGAGGACGTGATGGACGTAGCGGGGATGGCACAGGCCAATCACCTGGGTGAAGCCCAGGTCCATGCTGAAGATGTCGCCATGCTCGCGCTGGGCCTGCTCCATGAAGGACAGCGGGTTGGCAATCAAGCGAGGCAGGCATCCCACCAGGGGGAGGGAGGAAACCCTTGGGGGCAGTGATCGATCTGATGACGTTTGGGATGTGGTCTCGCTCATGCGTGTCCCCCTGCGACGCCTTTCCGAATCAAGGGTGGCGGAGAGTGTCCGGAGGGCCCCTTGAGCCGCTCCCGGAGTTCAGGTCCTCGCACCTTAACATGGTCAACAGTCCCCACGAGCCAGGGGGGGTCTCAATATCCGAGAAGACACATGCCTCGCTTCCATGCCCGATCGCGTCCTGTCCCCACGCCTCTTCGGGCAAGCCGCCTCCGTCGGGTCTGAAAGCAATCTCACGGAAGAATTTCAATATGGCGGTGCTCCGGGCGCGCCAGGGTCGCACGTCGCGCGAAGCGTGGAGGAGGGCCTGGCCGTCCTGGGGAGACGCGCTGTTCGTGCCGCGTGCGTGGGGTGACCTGCCCTCGCGGGCGAAGCGGATGGCCCGGGGATGTCCTGGGGTGGATGACGCGGAGCAGCCCTCGGAGTTGTTCTCGACAGCCGAGAGGCCGACTACTAGTGTCGGTCGCGTGCCAAGTCCGACCAACTCAGACTCGTCGCTGCAGGGGCTCTCGCTCAATCCCATCAGCCCCGAGAACCTCGTCAATCCGATTCCGCTCTACAAAGCGTTACGTGAGAGCGAGCCGGTGTACTGGTCGGACACGGTGCACGCCTGGCTCGTCACGCGCTATGCCGACGTGGTGGCGTGCTTTCGCGATCCGCGGTTGAGCGCCAATCGCACCAACTTCTACGAGCAACAGCTCCAGGGGATGGGTGGGGACGTGGCCGGCGAGTTCCTCAAGTCGGCCCGGTTGCAGATGACCATGCGCGATGGCGCGGACCACATCCGCGTGCGTCGGCAGGCCAGTCCGGGCTTCACCCCGCAGGGGCTCGACACCTACCGTCCCGCCATCCGCCAGTTCATGGGCATGCTGCTGGATCGCGTGCAGGAGTGGGGGCACATGGACGTGGTGAAGGAGATTTCGTACCAGCTCCCGCCGCTCGTCATCGCCGAGTTCCTCAACATCCCCGCGCAAGACCGGGAGCGCTTCCAGGCCTGGGCCCGACCCCTGGCGGACTTCGCCAATCCGAAGCCGGGCGTGAACATGCAGGACGTGGCCCGTGAGGCGAGCCGGGTCACCGTGGAGATGAACGCCTACCTGGCGGAGCGGATCGAGGAGCGCCGTCACCATCCAGGCAGCGACATGCTCAGCCTGATGATCCACGCCCAGGAACTGGGCCGGATGACGGAGGATGATCTCGCGGCCAACACGCTGCTCATCCTCACCGCGGGACACCTGACCACCACGGATCAGATCAGCAACGGCGTCTACGATCTGCTCTCCCATCCCGAGCAGCGCCAGAAGCTGCAGAATGACCGTACCCTGTTGCGCTCCGCCGTGGAGGAGATGCTGCGCTTCTCCCCCGCGGTCCCCTTCGCCTTCCGCGTCGCCGCGCAGGACTTCACGTTGCATGGCAAGGACATCCGCAAGGGCGACACCGTGTTCCTCGGGCTGGCCGCGGCCAACCGGGACCCCTCGGTCTTCACGGATCCCGAAACGTTCGACATTACCCGGGACAGCGTCCAGCAGAAGCACCTGACCTTCGCGTTCGGCGCGCACCACTGCCTGGGCGCGGGTCTGGCCCGCCGCGAGATGGAGATCTCCATCGAGATGCTCCTGGATCGACTGCCCCAGGTGCGTCTGGACGAGACGAAGAAGCCCCAGCACAAGGTCGGCCTCGTCTTCCGCAGCTTCAACTCGCTTCATCTGGACTGGTGACGGCCGCCGCGCGGGTGGCTCGGACCGGCGGGGGGGTTCCATGCCGGGTCAGCGACCAAGGAGGCTGGATTTTCGGGCGGAGAGGGACGGATCGGGCTGGCGACTTGCTCCCGGACCCCCGTCCGATTGATGATGGGGGAGCGTACCGGTGCATGAACCTCCCCACGGCCACACGAATGGTGCCTGAGCCCACACCCTGACCTGGGAATTCCTGCCGCAGGTGCAGACCTGGAAGAACGCCATGCCCGCCGACAAACAGATCACTCAGACCATCAACAAGATCTTCCTCATCCGACAGTTCTTCGGATCGATCATCTTGTCCCCCGCGACGACCTACCTCATCAACAACCTCTCGGGGCTGACGGACGATGAGATGTCGAAGACGACCAAGTTCACGATGCCCATCGTGTTCGGCCTCTTCAGTCTGATCGTCCCCTACCTGGTGATGAACTATACGATCCGGCGGGCGTTCTCCACCCTGCGGGGGGATCACGAAGGGTCCAAGATCGAGCGGTTGTTGAAGATTCCCGGCCAGCTCGAGGCGCTGATGATCCTGTGCGCCATCCTGGGGTCCACGTTCTACATCACCGTTCCCATCCTCTTTCACAAGAAGAGCCTGGCACCCATCCCGTGGGTGTTGAGCACGACGCTGCTCGTGTTGATGCTCAACTTCATCAACGAGCGGTTGATCTACGAGCGCATCCTGCGCCCCTTCGCCATCGAGGAGTTCCACAAGCACCCCAAGGCGGTCATCCGGGGAACGGGCTTCTTCTGGCCGCGCATGAAGTGGTACCTGCCCTACGCCTTCGGCGTCTTCGTCGCCTCCACGCTGATGCTCAGCACGACGATCATCGCCAAGCAGGTCATCATCACCTTCGACGAACTCAACCAGGTGATGCAGACGGATGCCGCGCACATCGGCGAGCACATCAGCCGGGTCGTCGATCTGGTCGTCCAGCGCGCCGCGATCCCGCTCTCGCTCATGGGTGGCTACCTGCTCGCCATCTCGTCCATCGCCGCGTGGTTGCTGGCGCGCCGGCAGGAGCTGGGCGCCCTGAGCGTGCAGGAGGCCATCGAGGGTCTGGCGTCTGGCTCGCCCAAGCTGCCGGATTGGATCTCCACCGACGAGATCGGCGATCTGGCGGGCTCCACCTCGCGCGCCTTCGAGAAGCTCAGCGCCTTCTCGCTGTCGCTGGGTGAGTCGGCCAACTCGCTGCGTGGTTCGGCCGAGCGCCTGGGCTCGTCCGCGAGCGA
Above is a window of Cystobacter fuscus DNA encoding:
- a CDS encoding cytochrome P450 gives rise to the protein MSETTSQTSSDRSLPPRVSSLPLVGCLPRLIANPLSFMEQAQREHGDIFSMDLGFTQVIGLCHPRYVHHVLVEHAHKYSKGGPMWDSMRTFMGNALPMSEGAFWKRQRRMIQPSFHHQRVSLMTDTMVEAIDECLLEWDLAALEGKPFDVSVALSRVTMTVLVRTLFGSGLDKDDAEKVAQAFSFILEYFIAGMVTHSLPEWMPVPGRQRYRESIKMIDEIMRRLIERGREQASGEDNLLSLLLQAVDGESGERMTNEQLRDEALGFFIAGYDTTAAGMTWVLHALTQHPEVTDKVRVELDAVVGTRRPGFADLMRMPYTRNVLQEALRIHSPSVWLPRLSVVEDEIDGYRIPPGVMMVIFTRLIHRHPGIWDDPLTFDPDRFTPERSEGRHKLAWLPFGSGQRQCIAKEFSLLEGMLIMARIVSRYELSSVPGRLPQERVSTNLRTKDGMWLNLRPRLPQAQVPRIQLSGTA
- a CDS encoding cytochrome P450; translation: MPSPTNSDSSLQGLSLNPISPENLVNPIPLYKALRESEPVYWSDTVHAWLVTRYADVVACFRDPRLSANRTNFYEQQLQGMGGDVAGEFLKSARLQMTMRDGADHIRVRRQASPGFTPQGLDTYRPAIRQFMGMLLDRVQEWGHMDVVKEISYQLPPLVIAEFLNIPAQDRERFQAWARPLADFANPKPGVNMQDVAREASRVTVEMNAYLAERIEERRHHPGSDMLSLMIHAQELGRMTEDDLAANTLLILTAGHLTTTDQISNGVYDLLSHPEQRQKLQNDRTLLRSAVEEMLRFSPAVPFAFRVAAQDFTLHGKDIRKGDTVFLGLAAANRDPSVFTDPETFDITRDSVQQKHLTFAFGAHHCLGAGLARREMEISIEMLLDRLPQVRLDETKKPQHKVGLVFRSFNSLHLDW
- a CDS encoding methyl-accepting chemotaxis protein, whose amino-acid sequence is MPADKQITQTINKIFLIRQFFGSIILSPATTYLINNLSGLTDDEMSKTTKFTMPIVFGLFSLIVPYLVMNYTIRRAFSTLRGDHEGSKIERLLKIPGQLEALMILCAILGSTFYITVPILFHKKSLAPIPWVLSTTLLVLMLNFINERLIYERILRPFAIEEFHKHPKAVIRGTGFFWPRMKWYLPYAFGVFVASTLMLSTTIIAKQVIITFDELNQVMQTDAAHIGEHISRVVDLVVQRAAIPLSLMGGYLLAISSIAAWLLARRQELGALSVQEAIEGLASGSPKLPDWISTDEIGDLAGSTSRAFEKLSAFSLSLGESANSLRGSAERLGSSASEQSTVLTRQAAALQETQVTAQEIKQTSELASQKAENVLQQTTRANQISTEAVAAVRTSLEEIQEVGQQVAKMASSIQSLEKKTQQIASITRTVKDLADQSNMLALNAAIEAVRSGEHGKGFGVVAREIRALADQSIRATNNVNSILLDIGNAMRSTAAMTTKGYEKVELSLKGIKGFEGSIQQLSSIVRDNADSIRQITAAVTQQNVGISQIFQAVNDLNNMMEQTMGQMQTSEEASTVVQSVADQVSGLVTSYGWKEAAERARQNRTT